The Carbonactinospora thermoautotrophica sequence AGGGGGAGGTGCGGGGTTTGTAGGCTCCGCCGCGTAGCAGGGTGGCTCCGGCAGTTTTGGCCAGCCGGGCGGCGTGCAGGGTTTGTTCTGGGGTTTCCACCGCGCAGGGCCCGGCGATCAACGTGAAGGTATCCGGACCGATGGGAACCCCGCTGACCTCGACCACGGACCGAGCAGGGTGGTGTTCGGCGCTCACCAGCTTGTACGGCGCGGAGACCTGGGCCACCTCGCTCACCCCGCGCATGCCGCGCAGCCGTTGCGGCCCGAGCCGCTCAAGGTCGCCGACCACGCCGATGACCGTCCTGGCGAAACCGCGGCTGACGAACGCCTCGCAGCCTGCTGCCTCCGCCAGCGTCACAACGGCCTCGATGTCGGACGGATCGGCGTCGGGAGACATCACGATGACCATATTTTCGAGACTCCCCTCTTCCTTCTTTCCTCTTGCTCCAAAAGGCGGTGAATGGCCGAGACGGGAAGTGGAAACAGGAAACCTTGTCTTGACCTCTGAGCCAGTTCGGGACGTCGACTCCGGTGAGCATGCCCGCGATCACGCTGTCGAGCCGGTGATCCGTCACCGGACGCGACGAGGTCTTTGGTGGCCGGTCGGACCGTTCTCCTGTTCGCCAGCGCCTCGGCGGCGACCGCGATCCGCGAGGCCGGATCGCTGGTCAGAACAATGTCACGTGGTATTTCTCCGCGAGCTCGGCAAGGCTGTCCAAGTCGATTTCCATACCGAAAGAAGCGGCGTGCGCGACGAGCTTTTCCAACGCGGAGGGGTCATTCGGCGCGGCGACTTCCGAGATGCCGCGGAAATACCTGTCCAGGTTTCCGGGAGTGATCGCCATGATCATGCGCGCGGTGCTGTTCCCGGCGTTCCAGAAGGAGTGAGCGACACCCCGTGGGCCGAAGACCACCGATCCTGGTTCCGCCTCGACATCCAGGTCGCCGAGCCTGACGCCTACACGTCCCTCGATGACGAACACGGTCTCGTCTTCGTGCGCGTGCACGTGCACCGGGGCGACCAGCCCGCCCGGTTGCACCGTGATCTCCATCATGCTCAGC is a genomic window containing:
- a CDS encoding cupin domain-containing protein — protein: MTVPRPVVVAPGDGFHLPRPKVMERMLLSGASAGGSLSMMEITVQPGGLVAPVHVHAHEDETVFVIEGRVGVRLGDLDVEAEPGSVVFGPRGVAHSFWNAGNSTARMIMAITPGNLDRYFRGISEVAAPNDPSALEKLVAHAASFGMEIDLDSLAELAEKYHVTLF